A genome region from Microcella alkaliphila includes the following:
- a CDS encoding ABC transporter substrate-binding protein, giving the protein MTMRAAGALTLAAGLVIGLGACAPAGDAGPSTEERELVIWDTGILGKLLENGEPDLENSFLDQMAVAFEEANEGVTVTVVQQGGDITANSAQFQAASIAGDGPDIRIQYAGGPTLSFAEFFTDLEPLLTPEIIDSMAGFNVNREGFSADGRILGMPYGAGNLFTVFQNHAVLEEAGLDPADTPDTWEELLANGQQVVDQTDKNGFWVANLEGYVGAWMISALVGGELGETVFTQMYAGEIPVDDPAMVEAYEAFAAWGASGLTNPDAGQVSNGDSTAGFVSGNSAYYLVGSWENNNMLDAFGEEGVSSFFIPVLDGAAHPNIGAGGPEIAISVTEYSENKELAGEFLRFLADPANQDIFVKLNQTQGSNHRDGDPAMIENPLLREQFEQLAEATDGVTFAFDSVMPQATIDLFYRVNAGVFLGTITPQDAVAQLKASYESEIANQ; this is encoded by the coding sequence ATGACTATGCGTGCAGCAGGAGCACTGACGCTCGCCGCCGGTCTCGTCATCGGTCTCGGAGCGTGCGCGCCCGCCGGCGACGCCGGACCGTCGACCGAAGAGCGAGAGCTCGTCATCTGGGACACCGGAATTCTGGGCAAGCTGCTGGAAAACGGAGAGCCCGACCTCGAAAACTCGTTCCTCGACCAGATGGCGGTTGCCTTCGAAGAGGCGAACGAGGGTGTCACCGTCACGGTGGTTCAACAGGGCGGCGACATCACTGCGAACAGCGCCCAGTTCCAGGCGGCATCGATCGCCGGTGACGGCCCCGACATCCGCATCCAGTACGCGGGTGGTCCGACCCTCAGTTTCGCCGAGTTCTTCACCGACCTTGAGCCGCTCTTGACGCCGGAAATCATCGACTCGATGGCTGGCTTCAACGTGAACCGAGAAGGGTTCTCGGCAGATGGCCGCATCTTGGGCATGCCGTACGGCGCGGGCAACCTCTTCACGGTCTTCCAGAATCACGCGGTGCTCGAGGAGGCGGGGCTGGACCCGGCCGACACCCCGGATACCTGGGAGGAACTTCTCGCCAACGGCCAGCAGGTCGTCGACCAGACCGACAAGAACGGTTTCTGGGTCGCGAACCTCGAGGGATACGTGGGCGCGTGGATGATCTCGGCCCTCGTCGGTGGTGAACTCGGCGAAACCGTCTTCACGCAGATGTACGCCGGCGAGATCCCCGTCGATGACCCCGCCATGGTCGAGGCATACGAGGCTTTCGCCGCCTGGGGTGCCAGTGGCCTGACGAACCCTGACGCCGGTCAGGTATCCAACGGTGACTCCACCGCCGGCTTCGTGAGCGGCAACAGCGCCTACTACCTCGTCGGCAGCTGGGAGAACAACAACATGCTCGATGCCTTCGGCGAGGAGGGCGTGAGCTCGTTCTTCATCCCGGTGTTGGACGGCGCCGCCCACCCCAACATCGGTGCTGGCGGGCCGGAGATCGCCATCTCGGTTACCGAGTACAGCGAGAACAAAGAACTCGCGGGTGAGTTCTTGCGCTTCCTCGCCGACCCGGCCAACCAGGACATCTTCGTCAAGCTCAACCAGACCCAGGGTTCGAACCACCGTGATGGCGACCCGGCGATGATCGAGAACCCCCTGTTGCGCGAGCAGTTCGAGCAGCTGGCTGAGGCAACCGACGGCGTGACCTTCGCCTTCGACAGTGTCATGCCGCAGGCGACGATCGACCTGTTCTACCGTGTCAACGCCGGGGTGTTCCTCGGAACGATTACGCCGCAAGACGCGGTGGCGCAGCTGAAGGCCTCATACGAGTCGGAGATCGCAAACCAGTGA
- a CDS encoding SDR family NAD(P)-dependent oxidoreductase, which produces MTDAPLRSLVTGSASGIGAAVVARLRARGDRVVGVDRTPVDADTLVVDLADPAARAGLVGRASEKLGGIDTVICVAGIFRPTPLDDADLDAWRSIWAVNLEAPMDLMAQALPVMRENGFGRIVTISSVHGRFAQRDCIAYDVGKAGLDAATRSVALDGARSGILANSVAPGFVRTPMSLTADGVDETDTTSFRERYGDGGLLPLGRAAHASEVAEVVAWLSGRENGYLTGQVVTVDGGLTSTF; this is translated from the coding sequence ATGACTGACGCACCCCTGCGCTCCCTGGTGACCGGATCAGCGAGCGGAATCGGCGCCGCCGTCGTCGCGCGATTGCGCGCCCGAGGTGATCGCGTGGTCGGCGTCGACCGCACGCCCGTGGACGCCGACACCCTCGTAGTCGACCTCGCCGACCCGGCAGCCCGGGCCGGCCTCGTCGGCCGGGCGAGCGAGAAGCTCGGCGGAATCGACACGGTGATCTGCGTTGCCGGGATCTTCCGGCCCACCCCCCTCGACGACGCTGATCTCGATGCCTGGCGGTCCATCTGGGCGGTGAACCTCGAGGCTCCGATGGATCTCATGGCTCAGGCACTCCCCGTTATGCGGGAGAACGGCTTTGGGCGCATCGTCACTATTTCTAGCGTGCATGGGCGCTTCGCCCAGCGCGACTGCATCGCATACGACGTCGGCAAGGCCGGTCTTGACGCGGCGACTCGCTCTGTCGCTCTCGACGGCGCGCGCAGCGGCATTCTTGCGAATTCTGTGGCACCGGGTTTTGTCCGGACACCCATGAGCCTGACCGCCGACGGCGTGGACGAAACCGACACCACATCATTTCGCGAGCGCTACGGCGACGGAGGGCTGTTGCCCCTTGGCCGTGCTGCGCACGCCAGCGAGGTCGCTGAGGTGGTCGCGTGGCTGAGCGGCCGCGAGAACGGTTATCTGACCGGCCAGGTTGTCACGGTCGATGGCGGACTCACGAGCACTTTCTAA
- a CDS encoding carbohydrate ABC transporter permease has translation MLPALIVVVGFMAFPVAFAVFISFTRTNGLRFEWIWFDNYTRMLADPIVHQVFLNNLKFLISVPLVIFAALVTSVLLFERVRGWKFFRVIFFLPNVLSVAVIGIMFRNAFGYYGGVNQALGLFGIEPIQFFTNGTTAIAIIILALVWSGFGYQALLLLAGLTSIPPSVYEAAALDGAGWWKRLWFITLPNIRRVLGFVFIINVLYTFSSLFGFVFVMTAGGPGFETTTIDYLVYLRAFSSTNLGSGAALAVVLFLFIGVLTLIQNRVFRLGQED, from the coding sequence GTGCTTCCCGCCCTGATCGTCGTGGTCGGCTTCATGGCGTTCCCGGTCGCCTTCGCCGTCTTCATCTCGTTTACGCGCACCAACGGGCTGCGTTTCGAGTGGATCTGGTTCGACAACTACACGCGGATGCTCGCGGACCCGATCGTGCACCAGGTCTTCCTCAACAACCTGAAGTTCCTCATCTCGGTTCCGCTCGTCATCTTCGCCGCCCTGGTGACGTCCGTGCTGCTGTTCGAACGCGTGCGGGGCTGGAAGTTCTTCCGCGTCATCTTCTTCTTGCCGAACGTGCTGTCGGTCGCGGTCATCGGCATCATGTTCCGCAATGCATTCGGCTACTACGGGGGCGTCAACCAGGCTCTCGGGCTTTTCGGCATTGAGCCGATTCAGTTCTTCACCAATGGCACCACAGCCATCGCCATCATCATTCTCGCCCTGGTCTGGTCGGGCTTCGGGTATCAGGCGCTGCTTTTGCTGGCCGGCCTCACCTCGATCCCGCCGTCCGTCTACGAAGCCGCGGCCCTCGACGGGGCCGGCTGGTGGAAGCGGCTGTGGTTCATCACCTTGCCCAACATTCGCCGAGTGCTGGGATTCGTGTTCATCATCAACGTCCTGTACACCTTCAGCTCGCTCTTCGGCTTCGTCTTCGTCATGACGGCCGGCGGCCCGGGCTTCGAGACGACGACGATCGACTACCTCGTGTACCTGCGGGCATTCTCGAGCACGAACCTCGGGTCCGGGGCGGCGCTCGCCGTGGTGCTGTTCTTGTTCATCGGTGTCCTGACACTGATCCAGAACCGCGTCTTCCGGCTGGGGCAGGAGGACTGA
- a CDS encoding SMP-30/gluconolactonase/LRE family protein encodes MRTIDTGDTVQLAGLGFPEALRWRDGALWFSDMFRARVVRWVPGEAPEVILDETRGGPGMPGGLGWLPDGALLVVDCLERRLLAVRNGRVSTHADLSTMTAHPLNDMHVDADGTAWVGGYGFDPDVDAPHASPLYRVSATGSIAATASRLVFPNGCDRLSGDLVVAETFADRLTVVSPTGACTPRWDLPAGSGPDGIAVGSRGELWVALAFARALARIDADGTATIAYTPQSPPDHPGSGQLSVYDCAMTFQGSTLAIACADADEARALAEDTGLIRLLSVAELSAR; translated from the coding sequence ATGCGAACGATCGACACAGGTGACACGGTTCAGCTCGCCGGTCTTGGTTTCCCCGAAGCGTTGCGCTGGCGCGACGGCGCGCTGTGGTTCAGCGACATGTTCCGCGCTCGCGTGGTGCGGTGGGTTCCCGGGGAAGCCCCCGAGGTCATCCTCGATGAGACCCGCGGTGGACCGGGCATGCCGGGCGGACTCGGCTGGCTGCCCGACGGCGCGCTGCTGGTCGTGGACTGCCTCGAGCGCCGCCTCCTCGCCGTGCGGAACGGGCGCGTATCGACGCACGCTGACCTCTCAACGATGACCGCGCATCCGTTGAACGACATGCATGTCGACGCCGACGGCACAGCGTGGGTGGGGGGCTACGGCTTCGATCCTGATGTGGACGCGCCGCACGCATCACCGCTGTACCGCGTGAGCGCCACGGGGTCGATTGCTGCCACCGCCTCGCGCCTCGTGTTTCCGAACGGCTGCGATCGCCTCTCGGGCGATCTCGTGGTCGCCGAGACGTTTGCTGATCGCCTCACTGTGGTCAGCCCCACCGGCGCGTGCACTCCTCGCTGGGACCTTCCGGCCGGAAGCGGACCCGATGGCATCGCAGTCGGAAGCCGCGGTGAATTGTGGGTCGCGCTGGCGTTCGCCCGTGCGCTCGCCCGAATCGACGCGGACGGCACAGCAACCATCGCGTACACACCGCAGTCGCCACCTGATCACCCGGGATCCGGTCAACTCAGCGTGTATGACTGCGCGATGACCTTTCAGGGCAGCACGCTCGCGATCGCGTGCGCCGACGCCGATGAGGCCCGCGCCCTCGCGGAGGACACGGGCCTCATTCGACTGCTGAGCGTCGCCGAGCTGAGCGCGCGTTAG
- a CDS encoding mandelate racemase/muconate lactonizing enzyme family protein, whose protein sequence is MQIDSVDFFYAAMPEVTLEADGSQDALLVRVVGSDGTVGWGECEASPLTSIAAFITPRSHGVCQPVAASVLGQRVTSPADITRIARLVERNSMDLLQAAHTWSGIEIALWDALGRSLEEPIWRLLGYDRTHAKLPYASMLMGDTPADTLERARAARERGFRAVKFGWGAYGTGAADDDADHVAAAREGLGDDAELLIDAGQIWGDDVSAAAARLDALRSARATWLEEPFLPHAYVAHARLAELAGPVGIAGGEGAHTAHMAMNLIDYGGVRFIQVDSARIGGIGPSKVVADHAVARGVTYVNHTFTSHLALSASMQAFAGLADHRICEYPVEPKQLALDLSHQTITLDDDGLIHVPDAPGLGIDVDLAALEPYLRDVEIRIDGALTFASPEPRPRVRETV, encoded by the coding sequence ATGCAGATCGATTCCGTCGACTTCTTCTACGCGGCAATGCCCGAGGTCACCCTGGAGGCGGACGGAAGCCAAGACGCCCTCCTCGTTCGGGTTGTGGGCAGCGACGGAACCGTGGGCTGGGGCGAGTGCGAAGCATCCCCGCTGACCTCGATCGCCGCATTCATCACGCCGCGCTCGCACGGCGTCTGTCAGCCGGTCGCCGCCAGCGTGCTCGGACAGCGCGTAACCTCTCCGGCTGACATCACGCGCATCGCGCGGTTGGTCGAACGCAACAGCATGGACCTGCTGCAAGCGGCTCACACGTGGTCAGGAATAGAGATCGCGCTGTGGGATGCTCTTGGTCGCAGCCTCGAGGAACCCATCTGGCGCCTGCTCGGTTACGACCGCACCCACGCGAAGCTGCCGTACGCATCGATGCTGATGGGCGACACGCCCGCCGACACGTTGGAGCGCGCGAGAGCGGCGCGAGAACGCGGCTTCCGTGCCGTGAAATTCGGCTGGGGAGCGTACGGAACCGGGGCCGCCGACGATGACGCCGACCACGTTGCGGCGGCCCGAGAAGGGCTGGGCGATGACGCCGAGCTACTGATCGACGCCGGTCAGATCTGGGGCGACGACGTGTCTGCCGCTGCGGCCCGTCTTGACGCACTTCGGTCCGCCCGCGCCACCTGGCTGGAGGAACCCTTCCTTCCCCACGCGTACGTCGCCCACGCCCGGTTGGCCGAATTGGCGGGGCCGGTCGGGATCGCCGGCGGCGAGGGGGCGCACACGGCGCACATGGCGATGAACCTCATCGATTACGGCGGGGTCCGCTTCATTCAGGTCGACTCGGCACGGATCGGCGGCATCGGGCCATCGAAGGTCGTGGCCGACCACGCCGTCGCGCGCGGGGTCACCTACGTCAACCACACGTTCACGTCGCACCTCGCGCTCTCTGCCTCGATGCAGGCTTTCGCCGGCCTGGCAGACCATCGGATCTGCGAGTACCCGGTCGAACCGAAGCAACTCGCGCTCGACCTGTCTCACCAGACGATCACCCTCGATGACGACGGACTCATTCACGTTCCCGATGCCCCGGGCCTCGGCATCGACGTCGATCTCGCTGCGCTGGAGCCGTACTTGCGCGACGTCGAGATTCGCATCGACGGTGCCCTCACCTTCGCCAGCCCCGAACCACGGCCTAGGGTGAGGGAGACCGTCTAG
- a CDS encoding FadR/GntR family transcriptional regulator has product MTSGSFDASSTSGYTMRGRQAVVIDQVGRDIVSGAVAPGDALPKEADLVEQFGVSRTSVREAMRVLAAKGLVDIRQKVGTRVRPRDQWNVFDTDILRWHHEEGTGDVVMRDLVEVRQIMEPAAARLAAGRATMDDHRRMSAAIDAMAENAHSRDGYAAADVEFHLAVYAASHNALLRQFGNVVADFMKLTFTVQQAATQDDEELVQDAETHAAVYQAIDRGNGEDAAEAMLRVVLDGKNSLIKALGGLREE; this is encoded by the coding sequence ATGACCAGCGGATCGTTTGATGCATCGTCGACGAGTGGATACACCATGCGTGGCCGTCAAGCAGTGGTGATCGATCAGGTCGGGCGCGACATCGTGAGCGGCGCGGTTGCCCCGGGCGACGCCCTGCCCAAAGAGGCCGATCTGGTCGAACAGTTTGGCGTTAGCCGCACGTCCGTTCGCGAAGCCATGCGGGTGCTCGCCGCGAAGGGTCTCGTCGACATTCGCCAGAAGGTGGGCACTCGAGTTCGCCCGCGAGACCAGTGGAACGTGTTCGACACCGACATCCTGCGTTGGCACCACGAGGAGGGTACCGGCGACGTGGTGATGCGTGACCTCGTCGAGGTCCGTCAGATCATGGAGCCGGCCGCCGCGCGGCTCGCGGCCGGTCGCGCGACAATGGACGACCACCGCCGCATGTCGGCAGCCATCGACGCGATGGCGGAGAACGCCCACTCGCGTGACGGGTACGCAGCCGCGGATGTGGAGTTCCACCTCGCGGTGTACGCCGCGAGTCATAACGCGCTCTTGCGCCAGTTCGGCAACGTGGTGGCCGACTTCATGAAGCTCACGTTTACGGTTCAGCAGGCCGCGACCCAAGACGATGAGGAGCTCGTCCAAGACGCCGAGACCCACGCTGCCGTGTACCAGGCGATCGATCGAGGCAATGGCGAGGACGCCGCGGAGGCGATGCTCCGAGTGGTGCTCGACGGCAAGAACTCCCTCATCAAGGCGCTGGGCGGGCTGCGCGAGGAATGA
- a CDS encoding LacI family DNA-binding transcriptional regulator — MGRMPTVDDVAQAAGVSRQTVSNVLNSPAIVRETTRERVERAIADLGYRPHASARRLRTRRSSTIGIRLDPLRDGISGAVLDRFVHKLAEQADARDLRVMIFTADGPDDELAHIRRLHDGSDVDAFVLIGTVHGDVRQQWLIEHRVPFVSFGRPWGGDLADPRHRWVDVDGRAGVRDAVNRLRASGAERVAWIGWPSPSGTGDERRAGWAEACGLDGATQAALSRSTEDGVEQGAALARELLSGATAPDAIVCASDSLALGALMAATAAGRPDLPIVGFDNTPVASAVGLSSVDQPLDEVVAAALELLFGESGGDVRPNPDSNEEPTNRLLVPRLVERRSSHLALGGTTGA; from the coding sequence GTGGGACGCATGCCGACCGTCGATGACGTCGCGCAGGCCGCGGGCGTCTCGCGCCAGACCGTCTCGAACGTGCTCAACAGCCCGGCGATCGTGCGTGAAACCACGCGCGAGCGTGTCGAGCGGGCGATCGCCGACCTCGGGTACCGTCCGCACGCTTCGGCGCGCCGTCTGCGCACCCGACGCTCCTCGACGATCGGCATTCGGCTCGACCCGCTGCGCGACGGCATTTCGGGTGCCGTGCTCGACCGCTTCGTCCACAAGCTCGCCGAGCAGGCCGACGCGCGAGACCTGCGAGTCATGATCTTCACGGCCGACGGCCCCGATGACGAGCTCGCTCACATTCGTCGCCTGCACGACGGCTCCGACGTCGACGCCTTCGTGCTCATCGGCACCGTGCACGGCGACGTTCGACAGCAGTGGCTCATCGAACACCGCGTCCCGTTCGTCTCCTTCGGGCGCCCATGGGGCGGCGACCTCGCCGACCCGCGACACCGGTGGGTCGACGTGGACGGGCGCGCGGGCGTTCGGGATGCGGTGAACCGGCTGCGAGCATCCGGAGCGGAGCGCGTTGCGTGGATCGGCTGGCCGAGCCCCTCGGGCACCGGAGACGAGCGACGCGCCGGCTGGGCCGAAGCGTGCGGGCTCGACGGGGCGACCCAGGCGGCGCTCTCGCGCTCGACGGAGGACGGCGTCGAGCAGGGCGCGGCACTCGCCCGCGAGCTGTTGAGCGGCGCGACCGCGCCCGACGCCATCGTCTGCGCGAGCGACTCGCTTGCCCTCGGCGCGCTCATGGCGGCGACGGCCGCGGGCCGTCCCGACCTGCCCATCGTGGGCTTCGACAACACCCCGGTCGCCAGCGCGGTCGGCCTCTCGAGCGTCGATCAGCCGCTCGACGAAGTCGTGGCCGCGGCCCTCGAGCTGCTCTTCGGCGAGAGTGGCGGAGACGTGCGACCGAATCCAGACAGCAACGAGGAGCCGACGAATCGGCTCCTCGTGCCTCGACTCGTCGAACGCAGGTCTAGCCACCTTGCGCTCGGCGGAACCACCGGCGCCTAA
- a CDS encoding carbohydrate ABC transporter permease: MSTTRARARPRRGGGIRRGEARAGYLFVTPAVVIAAVFLLIPIALAFWVSLSDWNGFQSPLNPRVNFVGADNYAAITAEEGLAQRNFGRAVRNNLYYVLLVVPLQTALSLFLAVQVNRAVLRGRGFFRTAFYFPSVTSSVAIVIVFQFLFLGTGAVNQVLRAIGVQGPNWLNDSRGVLHIVYGAFGADAAPSALADGGMLGISWWEWLAGPSVAMTVLIILAIFTTSGTFMLLFLAALQNIGSEIDEAALMDGAKPLRKFFSITLPMLRPTLFTVLTLGLIGSWQVFDQIYVLGGGASILTPAYLSYETSFNEFRWGQGAAIAFILFVFIIVLTLLQRWILRERSPKKRGFAQRAAARNLTEGGVR, translated from the coding sequence ATGTCCACCACCCGCGCCCGCGCGCGCCCTCGTCGCGGCGGAGGAATCCGCCGCGGCGAGGCCCGCGCGGGCTACCTCTTCGTCACCCCCGCGGTGGTCATCGCCGCGGTGTTCCTGCTGATCCCGATCGCGCTCGCGTTCTGGGTGAGCCTGAGCGACTGGAACGGTTTCCAGTCGCCCCTGAACCCGCGCGTGAACTTCGTCGGAGCCGACAACTACGCAGCCATCACCGCCGAGGAGGGCCTCGCCCAGCGCAACTTCGGCCGCGCCGTGCGCAACAACCTCTACTACGTGCTGCTCGTCGTGCCGCTGCAGACCGCGCTGTCACTCTTCCTCGCCGTGCAGGTCAACCGTGCGGTGCTGCGTGGCCGCGGGTTCTTCCGCACCGCCTTCTACTTCCCGTCGGTCACCAGCTCGGTCGCGATCGTCATCGTCTTCCAGTTCCTGTTCCTCGGCACCGGCGCCGTGAACCAGGTGCTGCGCGCCATCGGGGTGCAAGGTCCGAACTGGCTGAACGACTCCCGCGGCGTGCTGCACATCGTCTACGGCGCGTTCGGCGCTGACGCGGCGCCCTCCGCGCTCGCCGACGGTGGGATGCTCGGAATCAGCTGGTGGGAATGGCTCGCCGGCCCGTCGGTCGCCATGACCGTGCTCATCATCCTGGCGATCTTCACCACCTCCGGCACCTTCATGCTCTTGTTCCTCGCAGCGTTGCAGAACATCGGCTCAGAGATCGACGAGGCCGCCCTGATGGACGGTGCGAAGCCTCTGCGCAAGTTCTTCTCCATCACCCTGCCGATGCTGCGACCGACCCTGTTCACCGTGCTCACGCTCGGGTTGATCGGGTCATGGCAGGTCTTCGACCAGATCTACGTGCTGGGGGGTGGGGCGAGCATCCTGACGCCCGCGTACCTGTCGTACGAGACGTCGTTCAACGAATTCCGGTGGGGACAGGGAGCGGCGATCGCGTTCATCCTGTTCGTCTTCATCATCGTGCTGACGCTCTTGCAGCGCTGGATCCTGCGTGAGCGATCGCCGAAGAAGCGAGGCTTCGCGCAGCGGGCCGCCGCACGCAACCTCACCGAAGGAGGAGTCCGATGA
- a CDS encoding carbohydrate ABC transporter permease, with the protein MSAPAPEVPNAPKEQRTMSAKPLKRRKRIGAKARSSILLGYLILIGLALIYIYPFLISISGSLKTDAEATQDALGLIPQTITFAAYERLFTREPFALWAGNSMLVAVCVTIGRVLFDSMAGYALSRLRFRGRTIIFAAFIAVLSVPGVVLLIPRFLILSELGLYDTYGGMIIPLLSTAAGVFIMKQFFDSIPESIEEAAKIDGAGTFRRFWSVVLPMATPALVTIFILSFQGSWNELGHFIVARQSPELNTLTVGVAQLVSGQLGAGNQFPLQLAAAVLMSIPVVVLFFIFQRRIMNTTAGAEKG; encoded by the coding sequence ATGAGCGCCCCCGCGCCCGAGGTGCCGAATGCGCCGAAAGAGCAGCGCACGATGTCGGCGAAGCCGCTGAAGCGCCGCAAGCGCATCGGGGCGAAGGCCCGCAGCAGCATTTTGCTCGGCTACCTGATCCTGATCGGCCTGGCGCTGATCTACATCTACCCGTTCCTGATTTCGATCTCGGGCTCGCTGAAGACTGATGCGGAGGCGACGCAGGATGCGCTCGGCCTGATTCCGCAGACCATCACTTTCGCGGCCTACGAACGCCTGTTCACGCGCGAGCCCTTCGCGCTGTGGGCGGGCAACTCGATGCTGGTCGCCGTGTGCGTGACGATCGGGCGCGTGCTGTTCGACTCGATGGCGGGGTACGCGCTGTCGCGACTGCGGTTCCGCGGGCGCACGATCATCTTTGCTGCATTCATCGCCGTTCTGTCGGTGCCGGGTGTCGTGCTGCTGATCCCGCGCTTCCTGATCCTCAGCGAGCTGGGGCTCTACGACACGTACGGCGGCATGATTATCCCGCTGCTGTCGACGGCTGCGGGGGTGTTCATCATGAAGCAGTTCTTCGACTCGATCCCGGAGTCGATCGAGGAGGCGGCGAAGATCGACGGGGCGGGAACGTTCCGGCGTTTCTGGTCGGTCGTCTTGCCCATGGCAACGCCCGCGCTCGTGACCATCTTCATCCTGAGCTTCCAGGGCTCGTGGAATGAGCTTGGTCACTTCATCGTGGCGCGGCAGAGCCCCGAGCTGAACACGCTGACCGTCGGTGTCGCTCAGCTCGTGTCGGGACAGTTGGGTGCGGGCAACCAGTTCCCGCTGCAGTTGGCCGCGGCCGTGCTGATGAGCATTCCCGTCGTGGTGCTGTTCTTCATCTTCCAGCGCCGCATCATGAACACCACAGCCGGGGCGGAAAAAGGCTAA
- a CDS encoding sugar ABC transporter substrate-binding protein, translating into MKASQWTALGLTGALAVTLAACAPNGEGNGGENGGNGASGGDSLSVLIASSGPAEAGYYQEAAARFTEATGTEVEIVVANDLIQQLGQGFAGNNPPDLFYLPWDQFETYASQGFLEPYAGDLANAGDFLPALVEQFSYNDEFYCAPKDFSTLGLQINTEAWEAAGLTDADVPTTWDELATVAEALTDGDQVGLSMGREYARVGVFMNQAGGQLVDGDTVTADTAENAAGLEYLQGLIADGSLVFPPDLEAGWGGEAFGLGRAAMVVEGPWINGAMANDFPDREFISVELPAGPGGPSTYSFATCWGMPIDSDTRDSATAFVEFVTTPEEQLLAAEAFGVIPSTTAGADTYASQFPENAAFVAGVDYAVSPVAFAGAAAAVSEFNTELENIANANPSALLAGLQTNLQSALDSARG; encoded by the coding sequence GTGAAGGCATCACAATGGACCGCCCTCGGGTTGACCGGGGCGCTCGCCGTCACTCTAGCCGCGTGCGCGCCGAACGGCGAGGGCAACGGCGGTGAGAACGGCGGCAACGGCGCGAGCGGCGGCGACTCGCTGAGCGTGCTCATCGCGTCGTCGGGCCCCGCCGAGGCGGGCTACTACCAGGAGGCCGCTGCGCGATTCACGGAGGCGACCGGCACCGAGGTCGAGATCGTCGTCGCGAACGACCTCATCCAGCAGCTGGGCCAGGGCTTCGCCGGCAACAACCCGCCGGACCTCTTCTACTTGCCCTGGGACCAGTTCGAGACGTACGCCAGCCAGGGCTTCCTCGAGCCGTACGCGGGCGACCTTGCCAACGCGGGCGACTTCCTGCCCGCGCTCGTCGAACAGTTCAGCTACAACGACGAGTTCTACTGCGCGCCGAAGGACTTCTCGACCCTCGGACTGCAGATCAACACGGAGGCCTGGGAGGCAGCGGGGTTAACCGACGCGGACGTGCCCACAACGTGGGATGAACTTGCCACGGTCGCTGAGGCGCTGACCGACGGCGACCAGGTTGGTCTGTCGATGGGACGCGAATACGCGCGGGTCGGCGTGTTCATGAACCAGGCCGGCGGCCAGCTGGTCGACGGCGACACCGTCACCGCCGACACCGCCGAGAACGCGGCCGGACTCGAATACCTGCAGGGCCTCATCGCTGACGGCTCGCTCGTGTTCCCGCCCGACCTCGAGGCCGGCTGGGGTGGCGAGGCGTTCGGTCTCGGCCGCGCCGCGATGGTCGTCGAGGGCCCGTGGATCAACGGGGCCATGGCGAACGACTTCCCCGACCGCGAGTTCATCTCGGTCGAACTGCCGGCAGGCCCCGGTGGCCCGTCGACGTACTCGTTCGCGACCTGCTGGGGTATGCCGATCGACAGCGACACCCGCGACTCGGCCACGGCCTTCGTCGAGTTCGTGACGACGCCCGAGGAGCAGCTGCTCGCCGCTGAGGCGTTCGGCGTCATCCCGTCGACCACGGCCGGTGCCGACACCTACGCAAGCCAGTTCCCCGAGAACGCGGCCTTCGTCGCCGGTGTCGACTACGCCGTCAGCCCCGTCGCCTTCGCGGGAGCGGCCGCCGCGGTGAGCGAGTTCAACACCGAGCTCGAGAACATCGCGAACGCCAACCCGTCGGCACTGTTGGCCGGTCTGCAGACCAACCTGCAGTCGGCTCTGGACAGCGCCCGAGGCTGA